Proteins encoded within one genomic window of Bombina bombina isolate aBomBom1 chromosome 1, aBomBom1.pri, whole genome shotgun sequence:
- the LOC128661396 gene encoding uncharacterized protein LOC128661396 has protein sequence MRPTENVCQRTLSSSSITTHSLGSADTLPDIPCSTPVDNARNSREVMNIFNQIISGGIEEGNEEENTQDDISSGEIILRTVDPLEEDSQMTIIEESLSGTNTSAQSRSHQQPESTMSTPIPEIENAANIANNPIEAAPETDALQEMVGIARNFRDEQNKVIEMFGNFLKDRIRIEEQKIEIERERNEIFRAGFENLSKCVESISNLFSASSSPNPQFQE, from the exons ATGAGgcctacagaaaatgtttgtcaAAGAACCCTTTCGTCATCTTCGATAACAACACATAGTTTAGGATCAGCGGATACATTGCCTGATATTCCCTGCAGTACACCCGTTGACAATGCCAGAAATTcgagag aagtcATGAATATCTTCAATCAAATTATATCCGGAGGTATAGAAGAAG gtaacgaAGAAGAAAACACACAAGATGATATTAGTAGTGGGGAAATAATACTAAGGACTGTAGACCCTTTAGAAGAAGATTCACAAATGACTATAATTGAAGAGTCCTTGTCAGGGACAAATACATCTGCCCAATCAAGGTCCCATCAACAACCAGAGTCTACAATGTCTACACCAATACCTGAAATTGAAAATGCTGCTAATATAGCTAATAATCCAATTGAAGCTGCCCCTGAGACAGACGCATTACAGGAGATGGTGGGAATAGCACGCAATTTTAGGGATGAACAAAACAAAGTAATTGAGATGTTTGGAAATTTTTTAAAGGATAGGATAAGAATAGAGGAGCAAAAAATAGAAATTGAAAGGGAAAGAAATGAGATATTTAGAGCTGGTTTTGAAAATTTAAGTAAATGCGTAGAATCAATATCAAACTTATTCTCCGCATCAtcatcaccaaacccacaatttcaAGAATAG